The following nucleotide sequence is from Candidatus Flexicrinis affinis.
CGGATCGACGCAGATCGAGCACAGGCCCGGATGATCGCGCCCACCGCCGAACCACCATTCGCTGCGCTCCGACCGATCCCACAAGGACTGCACCAGTTCAAACGACTCGCCTCCGTCGTCACTGCGGAACAAGCCGCCGGGTTCGGTGCCGATGTACAGACGTTCGGGCTGATCAGCCCCGCCGGGCTGGATGATCCAGATATAGCTGAGCTTAGCCGGCGTCTCGCGCCGATCGCCCCCGGGAAAACCGACACTCTGTACGGCACCGTCGGGAAACACCGGCACGGGAACTTCTTGCCACATTGCACCCACGTCGTCTGACCGGTGCAGTTTCTGCCCCCAATGGCCATGGTCGAGGCCCGCCCACAGCGTGCCGGTACGCGGATCTCGCATTGCGTAGCTCACGGGCTGAGCACGGAAGCTCTCGCTCTTGTAGCGCCACGCGCCGTTGTGCCGTTCGTACTGCAGCAGTCCCTTGCGCGTGCCGAGTATCAACAGGTCGCCCATAACTATCCCCCCGAAAGTGCCTGCATGAAAAATACGACTTGATCCTCTTTGACGCGGTCGGCCAACGTCGTGCGATCCAGCACGAACTCGTCGCCGATGAAGACGTTGACGTGCTTGCGCAAGGCACCGCGTTCGTCGACAAAATATGACGCGATTCCCGGATAGCGCGCGTCGAGCGCCTGCACGACGTCCGCCACGGTATCGCCTTGAACGGTGATCCCTTGTTCGAGCGTTGGGAAGAACTTCTGCAGATGTGACGTGAATCGGGCGCGTGGCATTGACTGTTTCCCGTCAGTCATCTGGTTGCAGTGTAGAACAAAAGTGCGAATTCTGTCAACCAGCGGCGATCAGTCGAGGCGAACCAGTCCGCGCTGAACCGCGATACGCACCGCCTCGGTCCGGTTCCCGGCGCTGAGCTTGCCCAAGATGGCGCTGATGTGGAACTTGACGGTGCGTTCGGTGATGACCAGCGCGGCCGCGATTTCTTTGTTGAGATGCCCCTTGGCCAACAAGCGCAGCACGTCCATTTCGCGTTCGGTCAGGCTTTCGGCCGGCGGCGCGCTGAGCTGACGCAGCAGCTTGGACGCCACGACAGGTTGCAGCAGCGAGCCTCCGCCAGCGACGACCCGCACGGCCTCGAACAATTCGCCGCGCGGCACCCCCTTGAGGAGGTAGCCCTTCGCACCCGCTTCGACCGCCTTGACGATACGTTCGTCAGTGTCGAAGGCGGTGAACACGATCACGCGCACGTCCGGCGCGCGCTGGCGCAGTTGAGTCAGCGCGTGGAGCCCGTCCACGCCGGGCATCTCGAGGTCGAGCAGGATGACGTCAGGCCGCAGCGCGCAGGCTTGCTCGACCGCCTGCTGCCCGTCCGCCGCCTCGCCCACAACGGCGAAATCGGGCTGCGTGCCGAGCACCATCGTCAGGCCGTCGCGCACCACGGGATGATCGTCTACGACAAGAATGCGAATGGTCATACATCCCCCACCGGCACTTCGACCACGACACGCGTCCCCCGCCCGGGCGCAGACGTCAGCCGAAAACGCCCGCCAAGCAGACCGGCGCGCTCGCGCATACCGGTCAGCCCATAACGATCCGACGGCGCTAGTTCGGGATCGAACCCGACACCATCGTCGGCGATCGACAGCTTGACCTTGCCGCGGCTCAGCGCAAGCGACAGTGATGGTCGACGCCTGCGCGTGGCGGGCGATGTTGGACAGCGCCTCTTGCATGATGCGGATGAAGCCGTTCTCGACGTGCGGCGGCAGGTCGATCGCGGTGAGCTGCAGTTCGACATCAAAGTTAAAGCGCCCGCCGTAATCACGCGCCAGCGTCGAAATCACGTCGGAGAGCGTTCGCCCGTCAAGCAGCGAAGCGCGCAGGTCCATGACCGACCGGCGGGTCTCGTCCAGCCCGTGCCGCACGCGGCCTAACGCCTGCTGCACGATCGAACGGACGCGCTCGCCGCCGTCGACCGACTCAAGGACGGCATCAGCGGTCTCGAGCTGGAGCGCGATCGACGTCAAGTCCTGCGCCAGCGTGTCATGGAATTCACGGGCGATCCGCACGCGCTCCTCGGCGGCGCCGGTTTCGGCACTGCGGCGGAACAGCCTCGCCCGTTCGATCGCCACGCCGAGCATGTCGGCGATGGTCGCCAGCAGGCGCAGTTCGTCGGCATTGAGCGCGCGCTCGTCGGCGCTGGTGACGTTGATCAGGCCGAGCTTCTTGCCGTGCGCGTCGATCGGCACGGTTGCGTGATAGCGCAAGCCGTCGGTGCCGGTCATCGTGTCCTTCAGGCGCGAGCACTTGATCACGCTGATGTTCGACGCGCCGGACAGTTCGCCGGACTCGTAGTCGTCGATGCACGTACACCACGTGGTGCCCTTCATGCGGTGCGGATGGTCGGCCAGCGCCGGCGGCAGGTTCTGATGCACGGCGAGGCGCGCGTTTGCGCCGTCATCGTCGGTCAGCCACACCCACCCGGTCTGCAGGTCCATCAACCGCACGACAAGGCTGAGCGTGGTACGCAAGGCGCGCTGCACGTCCAGCTCGGCGTTGAGCGCCTGCGCGATTTGATTCAATACGGAGAGTTCGGCGTTGCGCCGGGCGAGGTCAGCGGGCGTATTCATGCCCTAAGTATACGCGATCTGAATCGCGCTACCCGATCAGCACGACATGTACCTCGACGGGGCCGTGCGCACCCAGTATGAGTTCCTGTGCAATGTCGGCCGTGCGGCTTCCGCCGGTGATAAACACGACGTTGGCGCTCTCGCGGAAGTGCGTCAATCCCGAGGCAGAGACCTGTTCGAACCACGCCTCGACATCCGGCAATATCTGATCGGCGCGAACCACCGCGATATGCACCGGCGGCAGCAGTGATGCAAAGCGTGGTTTTCCCGGCCCGCTCGATACGACGAGGCTTCCCGTTCCGGCAAGTGCTGCCTCGACACCAGTCAGCCCGACGCGGGCCGACGGATCGCGCACGTCGGCGGGCGTAATCCCGCGCGCGTTGAGCGCCTGGCCAACCCTCCAGCGAAATCTGATCCGGATCCCGCGATGACCTGTTTGTCATCCCCGATCACTCGAGCACCCGCCCAAGCGCCGCCTTGTCGTCAGCGCACGGCCACAGCGTCACGCCGACGCGTGCTGCCGCCGCCGAAAACGCGTCGCGGAGCGCATCCGGCGATGTGTCGGCCATCGGCACGACCCGCACCGGATCGGGGGTGGCAGGGATGTTCAGCGCCGGATTTGT
It contains:
- a CDS encoding MoaD/ThiS family protein; the protein is MPRARFTSHLQKFFPTLEQGITVQGDTVADVVQALDARYPGIASYFVDERGALRKHVNVFIGDEFVLDRTTLADRVKEDQVVFFMQALSGG
- a CDS encoding lactate utilization protein; protein product: MRDPSARVGLTGVEAALAGTGSLVVSSGPGKPRFASLLPPVHIAVVRADQILPDVEAWFEQVSASGLTHFRESANVVFITGGSRTADIAQELILGAHGPVEVHVVLIG
- a CDS encoding response regulator, giving the protein MNTPADLARRNAELSVLNQIAQALNAELDVQRALRTTLSLVVRLMDLQTGWVWLTDDDGANARLAVHQNLPPALADHPHRMKGTTWCTCIDDYESGELSGASNISVIKCSRLKDTMTGTDGLRYHATVPIDAHGKKLGLINVTSADERALNADELRLLATIADMLGVAIERARLFRRSAETGAAEERVRIAREFHDTLAQDLTSIALQLETADAVLESVDGGERVRSIVQQALGRVRHGLDETRRSVMDLRASLLDGRTLSDVISTLARDYGGRFNFDVELQLTAIDLPPHVENGFIRIMQEALSNIARHAQASTITVACAEPRQGQAVDRRRWCRVRSRTSAVGSLWADRYARARRSAWRAFSADVCARAGDACRGRSAGGGCMTIRILVVDDHPVVRDGLTMVLGTQPDFAVVGEAADGQQAVEQACALRPDVILLDLEMPGVDGLHALTQLRQRAPDVRVIVFTAFDTDERIVKAVEAGAKGYLLKGVPRGELFEAVRVVAGGGSLLQPVVASKLLRQLSAPPAESLTEREMDVLRLLAKGHLNKEIAAALVITERTVKFHISAILGKLSAGNRTEAVRIAVQRGLVRLD